One window of the Pelmatolapia mariae isolate MD_Pm_ZW linkage group LG15, Pm_UMD_F_2, whole genome shotgun sequence genome contains the following:
- the stx7l gene encoding syntaxin-7 isoform X2 — translation MAYQAGIPEEPSVLVNQISSNIQKITLLNSELQRAISVLGTEQDSSQLLQTIQQKQQQGNHLAKETDRLMKAFTALPVGPDQRQRKIQRERLLNDFSAALNSFQKSQREAASKEKEFVARVRASSRLSGGQPEDSFRNVPPIPSDSQIQVQADAVTEEDLRLIQERESAIRQLESDIVDINDIFKDLGMMVHEQGDMIDSIEANVENTETNIQKGVHQLARAADHQQSSRKKICIILIVLVVVAVVVGLIIWGSIKA, via the exons ATGGCCTACCAGGCTGGGATTCCAGAGGAGCCCAGTGTTTTGGTTAACCAGATCAGCTCCAACATCCAGAAGATCACACTGCTGA ACTCCGAGCTGCAAAGGGCAATCTCTGTGCTGGGAACTGAACAGGACAGCAGCCAGCTACTACAGACGAT TCAACAGAAGCAGCAACAAGGCAACCACTTGGCAAAGGAGACTGACCGACTAATGAAAGCATTTACTGCACTTCCAGTCGGACCTGATCAG cGTCAGAGAAAGATACAGAGAGAGCGCCTGCTGAACGACTTCTCCGCTGCTCTGAACAGCTTTCAAAAGTCGCAGCGAGAAGCCGCCAGCAAAGAGAAGGAGTTTGTGGCCAGAGTCAGAGCCAGCTCCAGACTGTCT GGTGGTCAGCCTGAAGACAGCTTTCGAAATGTTCCTCCTATACCGAG TGATTCCCAGATACAGGTTCAGGCTGACGCTGTCACTGAAGAAGATCTGAGACTGATCCAGGAGAGAGAATCAGCTATAAGGCAGCTGGAG TCTGACATCGTAGACATAAATGACATCTTCAAGGACCTGGGCATGATGGTCCACGAGCAAGGAGACATGATAG aCAGCATAGAAGCCAACGTGGAGAATACCGAGACCAATATCCAGAAAGGAGTGCACCAGCTGGCCCGAGCTGCAGACCACCAG CAAAGTTCCCGGAAGAAGATTTGCATTATATTGATAGTGTTGGTTGTCGTTGCTGTTGTAGTAGGACTAATCATCTGGGGCTCCATCAAAGCCTGA
- the stx7l gene encoding syntaxin-7 isoform X1, which produces MAYQAGIPEEPSVLVNQISSNIQKITLLNSELQRAISVLGTEQDSSQLLQTIQQKQQQGNHLAKETDRLMKAFTALPVGPDQRQRKIQRERLLNDFSAALNSFQKSQREAASKEKEFVARVRASSRLSQGGQPEDSFRNVPPIPSDSQIQVQADAVTEEDLRLIQERESAIRQLESDIVDINDIFKDLGMMVHEQGDMIDSIEANVENTETNIQKGVHQLARAADHQQSSRKKICIILIVLVVVAVVVGLIIWGSIKA; this is translated from the exons ATGGCCTACCAGGCTGGGATTCCAGAGGAGCCCAGTGTTTTGGTTAACCAGATCAGCTCCAACATCCAGAAGATCACACTGCTGA ACTCCGAGCTGCAAAGGGCAATCTCTGTGCTGGGAACTGAACAGGACAGCAGCCAGCTACTACAGACGAT TCAACAGAAGCAGCAACAAGGCAACCACTTGGCAAAGGAGACTGACCGACTAATGAAAGCATTTACTGCACTTCCAGTCGGACCTGATCAG cGTCAGAGAAAGATACAGAGAGAGCGCCTGCTGAACGACTTCTCCGCTGCTCTGAACAGCTTTCAAAAGTCGCAGCGAGAAGCCGCCAGCAAAGAGAAGGAGTTTGTGGCCAGAGTCAGAGCCAGCTCCAGACTGTCT CAGGGTGGTCAGCCTGAAGACAGCTTTCGAAATGTTCCTCCTATACCGAG TGATTCCCAGATACAGGTTCAGGCTGACGCTGTCACTGAAGAAGATCTGAGACTGATCCAGGAGAGAGAATCAGCTATAAGGCAGCTGGAG TCTGACATCGTAGACATAAATGACATCTTCAAGGACCTGGGCATGATGGTCCACGAGCAAGGAGACATGATAG aCAGCATAGAAGCCAACGTGGAGAATACCGAGACCAATATCCAGAAAGGAGTGCACCAGCTGGCCCGAGCTGCAGACCACCAG CAAAGTTCCCGGAAGAAGATTTGCATTATATTGATAGTGTTGGTTGTCGTTGCTGTTGTAGTAGGACTAATCATCTGGGGCTCCATCAAAGCCTGA
- the LOC134643534 gene encoding protein LEG1 homolog, producing MLHLMVLGFVLACAVSLSSSAVILENGTPILWAQTASQVTELPMHDGILVPDPWNYLHRMSLYRLMIAATDPFMGSMGTNATDSPLWGLPLQLGWMLTSGRLADPTGATTCGLEAEPLCISTQSWWACVNYFASVLPFLSAAQQGFMGAGAQVQMQVPAGVQDYCTTYTDCKAKYPDAMSKWDAFFQGLKTTSESLLPDDVKKDTILGVYWDAQMASTYASAACNARQSHYSSVEVSFAHSWLNSAEYVAAARFQTNMEKAVLFLSPLPSRILQEGDSAPNIVGLTAEENHTLYIFSWMKTIDSLLGGTLLRLWKGAMCSVNTRQKGAQVLEQLLLNPSFATSTFLSIITEMTTSC from the exons ATGCTTCATTTGATGGTCCTTGGCTTCGTCCTGGCATGTGCAGTGTCTCTCAGCAGCTCTGCAGTAATTCTAGAAAATGGCACTCCCATCCTTTGGGCACAAACGGCCAGCCAAGTGACTGAGTTGCCAATGCACGATGGGATTCTGGTTCCAGACCCCTGGAACTACCTTCACCGCATGAGTTTATACCGGCTGATGATAGCTGCTACAGACCCCTTCATGGGATCCATGGGGACAAATGCTACTGACAGTCCGCTGTGGGGACTGCCACTGCAGCTCGGATGGATGTTAACTTCAG GGCGTCTCGCTGATCCAACGGGTGCAACAACTTGTGGCCTGGAAGCAGAGCCTTTGTGCATTTCTACCCAGAGTTGGTGGGCCT GTGTGAACTATTTTGCATCTGTACTTCCCTTTCTGTCTGCTGCACAACAGGGCTTCATGGGAGCAGGAGCTCAG GTCCAGATGCAGGTGCCTGCAGGAGTACAGGACTATTGTACAACTTATACTGACTGTAAAGCTAAATACCCTGATGCCATGTCTAAGTGGGATGCTTTTTTTCAG GGTCTGAAGACTACTAGTGAATCTCTTCTGCCTGATGATGTGAAGAAAGACACTATCCTTGGTGTCTATTGGGATGCCCAAATGGCTTCAACCTATGCCTCTGCAGCATGTAATGCCAG GCAGAGCCACTATTCCTCTGTAGAAGTGTCATTTGCTCACAGCTGGCTGAACTCAGCAGAATATGTAGCAGCAGCTCGATTCCAGACCAACATGGAAAAAGCAGTGCTTTTCCTATCCCCTCTGCCAAGTCGGATTTTACAG GAGGGCGACAGCGCCCCTAACATTGTTGGTCTGACTGCAGAGGAGAACCACACACTGTATATCTTCAGCTGGATGAAGACAATTGACAGTCTGCTTG GTGGGACATTGTTGCGTCTGTGGAAAGGTGCCATGTGTTCAGTAAACACAAGGCAAAAAGGCGCGCAGGTGCTGGAGCAGCTCCTCCTGAATCCCAGCTTTGCTACAAGCACTTTCCTGTCCATCATCACTGAGATGACTACAAGCTGCTGA